The following is a genomic window from Pseudomonas sp. FP2335.
GGGCGAACCGGACGCAATCAAGGACCAAACCATCGGGCACGGCAGGTACACAGTGACCTCCACGTTCACGCTGGACTATCCGTAACGACCTCAGATAAACCTCATCTCTCCCCGGTCGGCCTTAAAGAACGGACGGCGTGCTCGCCGAGCGAACCCCGGGTAGAGGGGCAAAAGAGAAGTACACATGAAACGACTATACGGAGCCATTGCGCTCCTCATCTTGACGGGCATTACGACGACGGTGAGCGCCGCAGACTGCCGCGTAAATAGTGGCGCTTGGCAGCATGTAGGCGCAGGCGGAACTTTAAACCTGCAGGTCCCCGTCACCGTCCGGGTGAGCGCTGACAGTGCCCGTCTGCTCCTTGAGGGGGCTAGGCTGGAGTGCCGATTCACGCCCGGCCAGCCATTTCCGACATTTTTAGACCTATGGAGAACCTCGGCACTGGCCGGCGCGCCTTGGACACCCGGCCCCAAATTTGTCAGCCAAGGTACGGGCTTGCGAATAAATGGCACGCACTATAACACCCCAGTCCCCTATGAATTGTACTTGGCATCAATGCTCAATAACGGCATAGGTGTGCCAATCGACGTAACGCCCTATATCTTGATCCGCAACAACCCGACGAACCCTATCGACATTCGAATAGGGGACACCCTTGGGGTATTACGCTTGCGCCAGACGAACAACTACAACACTACGAGTACACTGCTGGTTGTCACATACACCGCAGCCAACAACTTTACCGTTTCCCCATCAACCTGCACGATCAACAACAATAATCCGATCGAAATCAACTTTGGCACCGTCAACCAGAGGGAAATCGGCACCGACCCATTGACCACGCCGATCCGCAGCAATCGCAGACTGACCTACTCATGCCCGGCCGGCGGGATTACCTCCCCCATCACCATTACCTATAAAGGTACGCCCTCTTCGTTTGATTCGCGGCTGCTGAGGATGACCAATACGGACGTCGGCACAGCGTTGATCCGGGCGGGATCAGCGGTGCAAGTCAACGGTAGATTCCTGACGCAGATCACCAACAGTGTCGGAGGGGACGATGTGACGTTCACGCTGGTTCGCCGAGCGGGTTCACTGCCTGCCGCTGGGGCCATTTCCGGTAGCGGCGTACTCGTGATGGGCGTGCCATGAGCCGCACAAAACGTTGAGCCACGATCATTCTGGTGCTTGCCGAGGGCGTGCAGTCGCAGCGTGTATTCTGTGACTGCGTGCCAGGTGGCAGTCCGCTATAATCTCGCCTCAACGCCCCACGACTGTGTCAGCGTCCCCTCCAACACCCTCAATGATGAGCCTCTATGAACAAGTTTCTGGCACTGATTGCAGTCCTGGCGCTCGCCGGGTGCACCACCACTTCTGACGTCTATCTGAAAAACGGCGAGCAAGGCCTGACCGTCGATTGCTCGGGCGAGGCCAACTCGTGGGCCAGTTGCTACGAAAAGGCCGACGCCTCGTGTGCCGGCACCGGCTACCGCATCGTCGGCACCGAGGGCACGCCGGCCTTGAGTGAAGACGACAAAACCCTGGGCAAAGACGTCGGCAACTATAAAAGCCGCAGCGTCGTGGTGGTGTGCAAATAGGCTACAGGTGAATCTCGGCGAACTTGATACCTAGCCCGCGCAGGGTTTCGGTCAGGTCATCGAGGCTGGCAAAGGACTCGACTTCATCGTGTTCGTCCACCAGAAAAAAACTGCGCCCGCCGCTTTTCTTGAAGAAGACGATCCACTCGCCAAGGTCAGCGGGATTCTGGATGACATGGGTGGCCGAGATCTGACCCTCGGCGTGACGGGCGGTGACGTGTTCACGTTTCATATCGGATATTCCGTAACGGCATCAGCCAGAAATGCAATCTTCCCCAGCCTTTTTCACATCACCCGGACGGATCGGCACATTGGACATGCTCTCGTAGAGCTTGATGCTACTGCCGCTGGAGCGTTCTTCAATTTCAAAAATCGCGGAAGGGTCGGCGGAAAACTTCTGCGGTACGATCACCCGTACACCATCCTTGTGCGGCTCGATCTGCGGCGGACGACGGGTGGTCGATAGTTTGCGCACCACACAAGCGGCATATTCCTGCGGCTTCTTGCCGGAAATGACCGCAAGGGTGGGCGGGGTCTGCTTGATATCGGCAACCGAAGCACAGCCACCTATCGCCAGGGCCAAAACCAACACACTCCACTTCATACAAAACCTCCGATAAAGATCCTACGACAGCGGGGATGGTAATTTTCTCCCGCCCACGTAGGATTTATCCCTGATAACTCGAGAAATAACTGTTTTAAATTGTCGATGTCATCGACAACGGCCCGATAATAAAAGCGCTGGGGCTGATAAACTCTATCTTAACCTACGTATCGTTCTGATTTTTCAGAAAAAGTCCTTCTGGAGACGCCCCCCATGAAATTCATCCACCAGCGCGAGCACCTCAATGAGGGAGACATTGTCGTCATCGAATGCTCACAGACTTGTAATATCCGTCTGATGAGCGACGCAAATTTCCGCAGCTTCAAGAATGGCGGCCGCCACACCTACCACGGCGGCGCGTTCGACAAGTTCCCAGCCAAGATCACCGCACCGAGCACCGGTTTCTGGAACATCACGCTGGATGTGGTCACCCGCCGCGCCATCAGCGTGACCCGCAAACCAGCGCTGTCCCACAAGATCCGTATCGTCCGTCGTACCAGCACCAAACTGAGCTGATCCGGGCCCTTCACAGGAAACAAGCAGTGACCACCACCAAATACGTCATCAAGTACAAACTCAACGGCGAGCGCCGTTTCGAGTTCGCCCAACTGCACAGCAACAGCGTGGAAGAAGCCAAGCAAGCCCTGGCCAAGATTCACGATGCCAGTGATGAAATTACCGACATCACTGTGAGCAAGGCGCTGTAAGCCGATGTCCGGCCCCACTGCTGACCTGTTTGCCGATGACGCCCTGCAACAACCCGCAGGGCGTGAACAAATCGGCGATGAGTCCTACGTGCTAAGGGGCTATGCCCTGCCCTGGATCGATCGCCTTCTGCCCGCGCTACGCGGCATTCTGGCGCAATCCCCGTTTCGGCAAATGGTGACCCCTGGCGGCTTTACCATGTCGGCAGCACTGAGCAGTTGTGGTGCGCTAGGCTGGACCAGCGCGCACCACGGCTACCGCTACACCTCGTTGGACCCGCGCAGCCAGCAGCCTTGGCCAGCGATGCCCGATGAGTTGCGTGAACTGGCCGTGCTGGCCGCGGCAGATGCCGGTTTCATCGACTTCAGCCCCGACGCCTGCCTGATCAACCGCTACGTTGCGGGTGCGAAAATGTCCCTGCACCAGGACAAGAATGAGCGGCGCTTCGACGCGCCCGTGGTATCGGTGTCCCTCGGTTTGCCGGCGATTTTCCTGTTTGGTGGCCATGAACGCAGTGACAAGACGCAAAAAATTTCGCTGTTTCATGGTGACGTGGTGGTGTGGGGCGGCGTTGACCGCCTGCGTTTTCACGGCGTGATGCCAATCAAGGAAGGCCTGCACCCGATCATGGGCCCGCAACGCATCAACCTGACGTTTCGCACGGCAGGATAATTCGAGCGCAAGCTTCAGAGTGTCAGGCCGGTGCGCTGCGTTTAATCTGCGCATCCCCATTCAGAGTGCAGAGGCCATGAAAACCGAACAAGACCCGCGCTGGGCCGCCGTCGTCGCCCGCGACCCCAAGGCCGATACGCTGTTCGTCTATGCGGTCAAAACCACCGGTGTGTATTGCCGCCCCAGCAGCGCCTCGCGGTTGCCACGCCCGGAAAATATCCAGTTCTTCGACACTCCGGCGCAAGCCGAGGCCGCAGGCTATCGCGCGAGTAAACGCGCGGCCGGCGATCAGACCCAATTGGCGGAACACCACGCGCACCTGGTGGCCGAGGCATGCCGCCAGATTGAGCAGGCCGACGCCCCGCCCAGCCTCAGCACGCTGGCCGCGCACGCCGGGCTCAGCCCCTACCATTTTCATCGCGTGTTCAAAGCCGTCACCGGCCTGACGCCCAAGGCGTACGCCAACGCCCGGCGCTCACGCAAAGTGCGCGAGGCGCTCAAGGGCCAGCATTCGGTCACAGATGCGCTGTATGACGCTGGCTTCAACTCCAACAGCCGCTTTTATGAATCTGCCGACCAACTGCTCGGCATGACGCCCAGCGACTACAAGGCCGGCGGTACCAACAGCGCAATGTTGTTTGCCGTCGGCCAATGCTCGTTGGGGGCGATTCTGGTCGCACAAAGTCGCCGTGGCGTCTGCGCGATCCTGCTGGGCGATGACCCGGACGCGCTGGTGCGTGATCTACAGGATCAGTTCCCCAAGGCCGAACTGGTGGGCGCTGACCGCGGCTTTGAACAGTTGATCGCGCAAGTCGTGGGTTTTATCGAAACCCCCGCCCTGGGCCTGGACTTGCCGCTGGACCTGCGTGGCACGGCCTTTCAGCAACGGGTATGGCAAGCCTTGCGGGACATTCCGCTGGGTAGCACCGCCAGCTATGCGCAGATCGCCGAGTGTATCGGCGCGCCCAAGTCGTACCGCGCGGTGGCCCAGGCGTGTGGGGCAAACAACCTGGCGGTGGCCATTCCCTGTCACCGCGTTGTGCGCAGCAACGGCGAGCTATCGGGTTACCGCTGGGGGGTGGAACGCAAGCGGCGCTTGCTGGAGCGCGAAGGCCAGCCTTGAGCATCACGAAAATGTACCTGCGTCCAGTGAATAAAACAGACTGGCCGACCGCCAAGGGCCCTGCTAAAACAGCGAAAAATCCTACTAAAGCTGGAGACGCACCCCATGAGCACCTGGCCAGACACCCGCCTTCTTGACCTGCTGGGCATTGAAGTGCCGATCATTCAAGCGCCGATGGCCGGGGCGACGACCGCTGCCATGGTCATCGACGCCAATGCGGCCGGCGCGCTCGGCTCGCTGCCGGCGGCAACCCTGAGCATCGAGCAACTGCGTGAAGCCTTGACCACTATCCGCCAAGGCAGCACGCGCCCGATCAACGTCAACTTCTTCTGCCACCAGCCGCCCGAACCGGATGAAGCCGGCGATCAGCGCTGGAAAGCATTGCTGGAACCCTACTACCGCGAACTGGGCGCTGACTTCGAGGCGCCTACGCCGGTATCCAATCGTGCGCCGTTCAACGACGCCGCCTGCCAAGTGGTTGAAGAGTTCCGCCCCGAAGTCGTCAGTTTCCACTTCGGCCTGCCGGAAAAAGCCTTGCTGGAGCGTGTGAAAGCTACCGGGGCGAAGGTACTGTCATCGGCCACGACTGTCGAAGAAGCAATCTGGCTGGAACAACACGGCTGCGACGCGATCATTGCCATGGGCATTGAAGCTGGCGGGCATCGTGGGATGTTCCTGAGCGACGACCTCAACACTCAAATCGGTTTGTTCGCGCTGCTGCCGCAGATCGTCGACGCCGTGAATGTACCGGTGATTGCCGCCGGAGGTATTGCCGACGCGCGTGGGATTGTGGCGGCGTTCGCCTTGGGCGCTTCGGCCGTGCAGGTAGGAACGGCGTATCTATTTACGCCCCAAGCCAGCGTCAGCGCAGCCCACCGCCATGCACTGCGCCATGCCCAGGCAAGTGAAACCGCGCTGACCAACCTGTTCACCGGCCGGCCGGCACGCGGCATCCTCAACCGGGTCATGCGCGAGTTGGGCCCGATCAATATCCTGGCGCCGGCTTTTCCAAGGTCCGGGGGCGCGCTGATGCCGCTCAAGGCCAAGGATGAAGCGGGTTTCAGCAACCTGTGGTCAGGCCAGGCGTTGCGCCTGGGCAAAGAGCTGTCCACCTATGACCTGACGCGCCAATTGGCCGAACAGACCCTGGCCAAACTCAAGAAGAACTGACACCTGGGGCAACTTGGCACTGTACCGGCAATGGCCAACCGCTATATATTCCCGTAGATAGCGGTAAAGCCTTCTCCCTATAACAAGCCGTACACCCTTTAAGGAGCTGCTCTATGAAGATTCGGGTCTCACGCCTGGCCGCGTTGGTCGCCGCCCTCACCGTTGGTGCGGCCCACGCCGACGAAGTGCAAGTCGCCGTCGCCGCCAACTTCACCGCACCGATCCAGGCAATTGCCGCCGATTTCGAAAAAGACACCGGCCACAAACTGGTCGCGGCCTACGGCGCCACCGGCCAGTTCTACACCCAGATCAAGAACGGCGCGCCATTCGAAGTGTTCCTTGCCGCCGATGACACCACCCCGCAAAAACTGGAAACCGAAGGCGACACCGTCAAAGGCTCGCGCTTCACCTACGCCATCGGCACCCTGGCGCTGTGGTCGGCCAAAGACGGTTATGTAGACGCCAGGGGTGAAGTCTTGAAGAAGAACGAATTCAAGCACCTGTCCATCGCCAACCCGAAAGCTGCGCCATACGGCCTGGCCGCGACCCAAGTGCTGGCCAAAGAAGGCCTGACCGACAAGGTCAAGGACAAGCTCGTCGAAGGCCAGAACATCACCCAGGCCTATCAGTTCGTCTCCACCGGGAATGCCGAAGTGGGCTTCGTGGCCTTGTCGCAGATCTATAAAGACGGCAAAGTCACCAGCGGTTCGGCGTGGATTGTCCCTTCGTCCCTGCATGACCCGATCAAACAGGACGCGGTTATCCTCAACAAGGGCAAGGACAGCGTGGCTGCCAAGGCCTTGGTTGAATACCTGAAAGGGCCGAAGGCCGCGGCCGTTATCAAGTCCTACGGTTACGAGCTCTAAATGCCGCTAACGAGTGCCGATTTTTCCGCCATCTGGTTGACCATCAAGCTGGCGTCACTGACCACAGTGATCCTACTGGTCATCGGCACTCCGATTGCCCTGTGGCTGTCGCGCACCCGTTCCTGGTGGCGCGGCCCCATCGGTGCAATCGTCGCCTTGCCATTGGTGTTGCCACCGACGGTCATCGGTTTCTACCTGCTGTTGACCATGGGCCCCAACGGTTACTTCGGCCAGTTCACCCAATGGCTGGGCCTGGGTACCCTGACTTTCAGTTTCTCCGGGCTGGTGATCGGCTCGGTGATCTATTCCATGCCATTCGTGGTGCAACCGCTGCAAAACGCGTTCTGCGCTATCGGCACACGTCCCTTGGAAGTCGCCGCGACATTGCGCGCCAATCCTTGGGACACCTTCTTCAGCGTAATCCTGCCCCTGGCTCGCCCCGGCTTTATCACCGCTGCGATCCTCGGCTTTGCCCACACCGTGGGTGAGTTCGGCGTGGTACTGATGATCGGTGGCAATATCCCGGACAAGACCCGCGTGGTCTCGGTGCAGATCTACGACCATGTCGAAGCCATGGAATATGCCCAGGCCCATTGGCTGGCGGGCTCCATGGTGGTGTTCGCGTTCCTCGTGTTGCTGGCGCTCTACTCAAGCCGTAAAACCAAGATGGGTTGGAGCTGACCACGATGATTGATGCACGCCTGCAATTGAACTACTCGGGCTTTGCCCTCGACGTGAACCTGCAACTGCCCGGTCGTGGCGTGACGGCGTTGTTCGGGCATTCCGGCTCCGGCAAGACCACCTGCCTGCGTGCCATCGCCGGGCTGGAACGGGCCGAACACGGCTTTGTGAAGATCAACGATGAAGTCTGGCAAGACAGCGCCAAGGGCCTGTTCGTACCGCCGCACAAACGCGCGCTGGGTTATGTGTTTCAAGAGGCGAGTCTGTTCCCGCATTTGTCGGTGCGCGCCAACCTGGAATTCGGCCTCAAGCGCATTGCACGCCAGCAACGTCGCGTAGACATGGGCCACGCCACCGCACTGCTGGGCATCGGCCACTTGCTCGAGCGCCACCCCCAGCACTTGTCCGGCGGCGAGCGCCAACGCGTCGGCATCGCCCGAGCCCTGCTCACCAGCCCCCGGTTGTTGTTGATGGATGAGCCCCTGGCGGCCCTCGACAGCAAGCGCAAAGGCGAAATCCTGCCGTATCTCGAACGCCTGCACGATGAGCTGGACATCCCGGTGCTGTACGTCAGCCATGCCCAGGATGAAGTCGCCCGCCTGGCCGATCACCTTGTCTTGCTCAGTGACGGCAAGGCCCTGGCCAGTGGCCCCATCGGTGAAACCCTGGCACGGCTCGATCTGCCCATGGCCTCGGGCGACGACGCCGGCGTGGTGATCAATGGCACGGTCAGCGCCTATGACACACATTACCAACTGCTGACCCTGCAACTGCCCGCCAGTGCCTTGCACATGCGCGTGGCCCATGCGCCGCTGGCGGTGGGCAAGGCGCTGCGGATCAAGGTGCAGGCGCGTGACGTGAGCCTCAGCCTGCAGGCGGAAGAACACAGCAGCATCCTCAATCGCCTGCCAGTGACGGTCACCCAGGAAATCGGCGCCGACAATAACGCCCACGTGCTGGTACGCCTGGATGCCGCAGGCACACCGCTGCTGGCGCGCATCACGCGTTTTTCCCGTGACCAGTTGCAACTGCATCCC
Proteins encoded in this region:
- a CDS encoding nitronate monooxygenase family protein gives rise to the protein MSTWPDTRLLDLLGIEVPIIQAPMAGATTAAMVIDANAAGALGSLPAATLSIEQLREALTTIRQGSTRPINVNFFCHQPPEPDEAGDQRWKALLEPYYRELGADFEAPTPVSNRAPFNDAACQVVEEFRPEVVSFHFGLPEKALLERVKATGAKVLSSATTVEEAIWLEQHGCDAIIAMGIEAGGHRGMFLSDDLNTQIGLFALLPQIVDAVNVPVIAAGGIADARGIVAAFALGASAVQVGTAYLFTPQASVSAAHRHALRHAQASETALTNLFTGRPARGILNRVMRELGPINILAPAFPRSGGALMPLKAKDEAGFSNLWSGQALRLGKELSTYDLTRQLAEQTLAKLKKN
- the alkB gene encoding DNA oxidative demethylase AlkB, with translation MSGPTADLFADDALQQPAGREQIGDESYVLRGYALPWIDRLLPALRGILAQSPFRQMVTPGGFTMSAALSSCGALGWTSAHHGYRYTSLDPRSQQPWPAMPDELRELAVLAAADAGFIDFSPDACLINRYVAGAKMSLHQDKNERRFDAPVVSVSLGLPAIFLFGGHERSDKTQKISLFHGDVVVWGGVDRLRFHGVMPIKEGLHPIMGPQRINLTFRTAG
- the modA gene encoding molybdate ABC transporter substrate-binding protein; translation: MKIRVSRLAALVAALTVGAAHADEVQVAVAANFTAPIQAIAADFEKDTGHKLVAAYGATGQFYTQIKNGAPFEVFLAADDTTPQKLETEGDTVKGSRFTYAIGTLALWSAKDGYVDARGEVLKKNEFKHLSIANPKAAPYGLAATQVLAKEGLTDKVKDKLVEGQNITQAYQFVSTGNAEVGFVALSQIYKDGKVTSGSAWIVPSSLHDPIKQDAVILNKGKDSVAAKALVEYLKGPKAAAVIKSYGYEL
- a CDS encoding fimbrial protein, which gives rise to MKRLYGAIALLILTGITTTVSAADCRVNSGAWQHVGAGGTLNLQVPVTVRVSADSARLLLEGARLECRFTPGQPFPTFLDLWRTSALAGAPWTPGPKFVSQGTGLRINGTHYNTPVPYELYLASMLNNGIGVPIDVTPYILIRNNPTNPIDIRIGDTLGVLRLRQTNNYNTTSTLLVVTYTAANNFTVSPSTCTINNNNPIEINFGTVNQREIGTDPLTTPIRSNRRLTYSCPAGGITSPITITYKGTPSSFDSRLLRMTNTDVGTALIRAGSAVQVNGRFLTQITNSVGGDDVTFTLVRRAGSLPAAGAISGSGVLVMGVP
- the modC gene encoding molybdenum ABC transporter ATP-binding protein, whose protein sequence is MIDARLQLNYSGFALDVNLQLPGRGVTALFGHSGSGKTTCLRAIAGLERAEHGFVKINDEVWQDSAKGLFVPPHKRALGYVFQEASLFPHLSVRANLEFGLKRIARQQRRVDMGHATALLGIGHLLERHPQHLSGGERQRVGIARALLTSPRLLLMDEPLAALDSKRKGEILPYLERLHDELDIPVLYVSHAQDEVARLADHLVLLSDGKALASGPIGETLARLDLPMASGDDAGVVINGTVSAYDTHYQLLTLQLPASALHMRVAHAPLAVGKALRIKVQARDVSLSLQAEEHSSILNRLPVTVTQEIGADNNAHVLVRLDAAGTPLLARITRFSRDQLQLHPGQTLWAQIKAVAVLA
- the ada gene encoding bifunctional DNA-binding transcriptional regulator/O6-methylguanine-DNA methyltransferase Ada encodes the protein MKTEQDPRWAAVVARDPKADTLFVYAVKTTGVYCRPSSASRLPRPENIQFFDTPAQAEAAGYRASKRAAGDQTQLAEHHAHLVAEACRQIEQADAPPSLSTLAAHAGLSPYHFHRVFKAVTGLTPKAYANARRSRKVREALKGQHSVTDALYDAGFNSNSRFYESADQLLGMTPSDYKAGGTNSAMLFAVGQCSLGAILVAQSRRGVCAILLGDDPDALVRDLQDQFPKAELVGADRGFEQLIAQVVGFIETPALGLDLPLDLRGTAFQQRVWQALRDIPLGSTASYAQIAECIGAPKSYRAVAQACGANNLAVAIPCHRVVRSNGELSGYRWGVERKRRLLEREGQP
- the modB gene encoding molybdate ABC transporter permease subunit; this translates as MPLTSADFSAIWLTIKLASLTTVILLVIGTPIALWLSRTRSWWRGPIGAIVALPLVLPPTVIGFYLLLTMGPNGYFGQFTQWLGLGTLTFSFSGLVIGSVIYSMPFVVQPLQNAFCAIGTRPLEVAATLRANPWDTFFSVILPLARPGFITAAILGFAHTVGEFGVVLMIGGNIPDKTRVVSVQIYDHVEAMEYAQAHWLAGSMVVFAFLVLLALYSSRKTKMGWS
- a CDS encoding DUF1883 domain-containing protein, which encodes MKFIHQREHLNEGDIVVIECSQTCNIRLMSDANFRSFKNGGRHTYHGGAFDKFPAKITAPSTGFWNITLDVVTRRAISVTRKPALSHKIRIVRRTSTKLS